The sequence GCCACTGCTGGGGTAGGGTTTCTTCTTTGGTGTGACCATATCTCTGtgtcttctatccttctttaTGCTGTTTTTTTACCCTTTACTCTGGAGACtctgtttcttcagtttttaGGTCCCTTTCACAGGGACTTATTCCATGTGTAACTATAGCTTTgttgtgtccatgggaggaggtgagtttagAATATTTCTACACTGCCACCTTTAACtctcatttttatatgttttatgtatatCCACCTCAATGTAAGATTGTGCTTgagcacaaataaataaataaataaatattcttgagccaatggatataaaattgttttgatttgACCTTCAAGTTAAGAAATAATAGTAAATCAAGAATATCATTGTCTTCCAAGAAATTGAAAGTTTTGAGCATCTTTATTAAAGATGGGTCTACTTAGGTCCCAAAGGTAAAAACTAATTTCTTAAAGCAATCTATAATTGAAATCAATCTCAGGTAGTATTGGAAAAAGTGGGATATTACACAATGAGAAATAATTTGTCTTGATTTGTCTGTGGCCACATCAGGTTTCAAGCAAACCAAATATTTATCTTGTGTGCCTAACTTTACCTATCATATCTATCTCTCTTTTGTGCATCCTACAGAGTTATGGAGAGAGGCAATTATTCCATGTATGCCAACTTTGTCCTCCTGGGCTTGTTCAGCAACATGCGTTTCCCCTGGCTTCTATTTGCCCTCATCTTCCTGGTGTTTGTCATCTCCATAGCCAGCAACACCATCATGATCATTCTCATCCACATGGACTCCCGCCTCCACACTCCCATGTACTTCCTGCTCAGCCAACTCTCCATCATGGACATCTTGTACATTTCCACTATTGTGCCCAAGATGCTGGTTGACCAGATGATGGGCCAGAGGGCCATTTCCTTTGCAGGATGCACTGCACAACACTTCCTCTATTTGACCTTGGCAGGGGCTGAATTCTTCCTTTTAGGACTCATGTCTTATGACCGCTATGTTGCCATCTGCAACCCTCTGCGCTATCCTGTCCTTAGGAGCCACAAGGTCTGCTTGTTGATTGTGGTAGCAGCCTGGCTGGGAGGGTCCATAGATGGCTTCTTGCTTACACCAGTCACCATGCAGTTCCCTTTCTGTGCTTCTCGAGAAATCAATCACTTCTTCTGTGAGGTACCTGCCCTTCTCAACCTCTCCTGTATGGACATATCAGCCTATGAGACAGCCATGTATGTCTGCTGCATCATGATGCTCCTCATTCCTTTCTCTGTTATCTCAGCCTCTTACACAAGGATTCTCATCACTGTTTATAGGATgagtgaggcagagggaaggcGAAAGGCAGCATCCACTTGCTCCTCACACATGGTAGTTGTCAGCCTCTTCTATGGGGCCACCATGTACACCTCTGTTCTGCCTCACTCTTACCATACTCCCGAGCAGGATAAGGCTGTGTCTGCCTTCTACACTATCCTGACTCCCTTGCTCAACCCACTCATTTACAGCCTCAGAAATAAAGATGTCACAGAGGCCCTACAGAAAACACTGGGGAGGTGCTTGTACTCAGGAAGGTAACCAATTTCCAAAGAAACTGCATTTGCTGCTAGAGGTTTGAAGAAAAAGATATAGGAGTTAATCATCATTGGATTTAATCATTGTTTGCCTGGAAATAATAGGTCACCCAAATGCCAACAGTTGTGAGGCATTCTGGAATTTGGAAAGCTCACTATGGGATTTTGAAGATTTCATCATTTTTTGAAAGACAGGAGGGTTCTAAAAAATGGATGGTTTTGAATCTAGTGGGAATAAATTGAGGGTTTCACCAtaaacaagaaggcaaccctcagaatgggaaaaaatagttgccaatgaaacaatggacaaaggattaacctccaaaatatacatgcagctcatgcagcttaataccaaaaaagcaaataacccaatccacaaatgggcggaagacatttctaaatagacatttttccaaagaagacatacagatggccaacaaacacatgaaaagatgttcaacatcactaattatcagagaaatgcaagtcaaagccacaatgaagtatcacctcacactggtcagaatggccattatcacaaaatctgtaaacaacaaatgctggagagggtgtggagaaaagggaactctcctgcactgttggtgggaatataagttggtacagccactatggaaaacagtttggaggttccttaaaaaactaaaaatagaactaccatatgatccagtaatcccactactgggcatatacccagagaaaaccataatccaaaaagaaacatgtaccatcatgtttattgcagcactatttacaatagccaggacatggaagcaacctaaatgcccatcaaaaaatgaatggataaagaagatgtggcatatatatacaatggaatattattcagctataaaaaggaacgagatggagctatatgtaatgaggtggatagacctagagtctgtcatacagagtgaagtaagtgagaaagagaaagacaaatatagtatgctaactcatatatacagaatctaaaaattgtactgatgaactcagtgacaagagaagaataaggatgcagatgcagagaatggactggagaactcgaggtttgagggggcggggggtgaaggggaagctgagacaaagtgagagagtagcatagagacatatatgctaccaactgtaaaatagatagccagtgggaagttgctgtataacaaagggagttcaactggatgacggatgatgccttagaggactggaatgggggggggggagtcgagggagggagggaatatggggatatgtgtataaatacagatgattgactttgctgtacctcaaaaactggtacaagagtgtaaagcaattatattccaataaaaaagaaaaaaagagtgtttCACTGGTCACCCATCTGCTCTCTACAAATCCTGCATTCCACTGGAGACCATGTAATTGTCTGTTTCTTGCTGTGGTCAGTCATGGCAATAGAAATGATTATCTTCAGCTACTCCTCTAACTTCTCAATATATAGTCTCTCTTTAGACACTCTGCAAATCGACCACTTCAAAGACATCAACACGTCagatattttcattgtatttcaagtgttatttaaatatcaaatttatttttccagaaatgaTGACTTTGGTCTTCCAAAACATTTAATTCAATCAAATTAGGATTGAcattatcattatttaaaaaaattgatttgactgtatgtaattaattttttcaaCTGAATTCCATTAACATCAGTAGTAGATCAATTTTTGGAGGACATCAGCACCTTTACTTTTTTCCCATAAAGTTTTGCTAAAATCATCCCAGATGTGTAGATTCAAtgtaaaaaaatgtgattttgagGCTTTGGTTAATGTGGATGACTCCCACATTCTCTATCCTTCCTAATGGCATGATTTGATAAGAGCAACCAGACAGTTTTAAATCACATCTTTTTCACTGTATTTAAATAATCTGATGgcctaatatattttattttcaaagattttaatgaaaaaaatgggacctttttgagaattaaattttgatttttttttggaaatgaatatatgttacttactattttctatttttacaatattttaatttagctTAATTTGTTTAATCATTAGAATAATTGTAGTTAACCAATATTCTTCTGAAGTAGAGAGattagtttttatcttttttcttttccatgcttTTCCCTACTTGGCTAAACTCATTCTATTTTGTGTCCTCAGTCTTTCCACGTTCCTACCTTTTTATATCTTGGAGTTTACATATCTGTACTTCATTATCTAAGAAGGAAATATTTTGCattacacaaataaaaatgtaattatatattaactcatttaaaaattattaatatttgagTTGTCTGAAAATGTGTAAATAAGTCAGCTAGGAGTTGGCATATGCTTCAGAAAACCCAATGCTCCTACATCttggaaaacaaaaggagaaacatCTAATTATAGAACTTTCAAAGGCCCCTTATTTTTCTATCTTGCATTTCCATGTGGGTGAAAGATAACATTGTTCAGTATTCCTAAGTGTAAGAATCTGTCCTATTTTCCCTCAATAACACATCTATTGGAACCAGAAGTTGGAGTCAACTTTTAGACGCCATCATTGTGTCTCGATCGCCTAAGATCCCTCAACCTAGTCCTTCACttggtttaaaatttattttctaacaccTGTGTCATGGAGAGAATGATGCATACCAGGATTGGAAGTTTTGGCTTTTTCTGatatagaaatagagaatatgttttacaaataaattctGGATAGGAAGGAAACAGTGAGGTTagaaaatttacatttccattaaaAAGATGCTTTGGCATTGTAATTCTTGTTAAGCTTTAGTTGTAGATGTGAAATTAATTTGTTCAACCTTACTATGTTAGGTTGAACAAATTAATTTCTTGAAACCCTCTTTCTCAAAGTATTAAATTAGAATATTATAACCTAATTCTAACCTCAGAGTGATAAATTTAAGAGAATATGAGATAACTGGTGCAAAGCAACTTTAGCTTTGGAAGGTGCTATATGCTATGAGGTATTATAATCGACCCATCACTATACAGAAGAGGCAGTGAAACCTGCTTTCCTCATCCATTTCTATCCCAGAAGTGCTCTTGTCTCTTGAAATTGCACTTAACACAGAATTCCCTCTTGCAGAGATGAGGCTACAGAGGTGATTAATGTCCTGTAACTGTAACATAAGACCTTtaataaaacatacagaaaatgttTCAAGGACTGATGTTAGCCTGTCCATAACACACCCTTGTGATCAAATAATTGCCATTGCCTCTAGTGTGTCATGAGGGGCTGCATATCATAGGGTCACTTCACACTAATTTCCACCTGACTTCAGAAACTGAAGGAACCAGACAAGAACACCCTCATATGAAGAAAGCTTCTTGGAAGGAAACTGTGTAACCACCTGTATGCAGGCTGATCCTTCTCCTTTCCCACCCAGTGAATTAAAAGGGAACAGAggcatatttgcttttctttccagctTAGTTTTACACATATAGTTGTCACTCAGGTGATATAAgttgaatacataaaataaatatcacatgttttataatatgtttattttcaacATTAGCCCATTTTCTCCCCCTAGAGCAGTGTTAGCAAATACAAGGCATATTTGCCTTCAGTGGactcttctttttctcacttttttcattttattttctctctttttttttctatacctTCTTTTGTCTTCCCTGATTTATAC is a genomic window of Hippopotamus amphibius kiboko isolate mHipAmp2 chromosome 15, mHipAmp2.hap2, whole genome shotgun sequence containing:
- the LOC130836974 gene encoding olfactory receptor 2T27; protein product: MERGNYSMYANFVLLGLFSNMRFPWLLFALIFLVFVISIASNTIMIILIHMDSRLHTPMYFLLSQLSIMDILYISTIVPKMLVDQMMGQRAISFAGCTAQHFLYLTLAGAEFFLLGLMSYDRYVAICNPLRYPVLRSHKVCLLIVVAAWLGGSIDGFLLTPVTMQFPFCASREINHFFCEVPALLNLSCMDISAYETAMYVCCIMMLLIPFSVISASYTRILITVYRMSEAEGRRKAASTCSSHMVVVSLFYGATMYTSVLPHSYHTPEQDKAVSAFYTILTPLLNPLIYSLRNKDVTEALQKTLGRCLYSGR